A single genomic interval of Nostoc commune NIES-4072 harbors:
- the hpsB gene encoding hormogonium polysaccharide secretion pseudopilin HpsB codes for MLYPSENRYSSPSSNLKSWQLAMIKHKQQQIHPADESGFTIIESLVAIVVVAILLAAIAPVIVISTATRVQSRRVELATQATKAFIDGIRTGAITTVPSTLVTLATPTAAAPRRVSDIAGTPATATTPAISAITGRPQDYLINNVTDMPTPTSATGLYCFNKNGTISNPDCSSDQFYIQAGRIVQSTGANDGYRLAIRIYRADVDFSKTLKASTDTTKNRQKTFTGGLGDRQAPLIEMTTDIGNTNTTFQALCRRLGTATNQACQ; via the coding sequence GTGCTGTACCCAAGTGAGAACCGCTATAGTTCCCCATCATCAAATCTCAAAAGCTGGCAATTAGCAATGATTAAGCATAAACAACAACAAATCCACCCTGCTGATGAGTCTGGTTTTACAATTATTGAGTCGTTGGTAGCAATAGTTGTGGTTGCTATTTTATTAGCAGCGATCGCACCTGTGATCGTCATCTCAACAGCAACCCGCGTTCAATCTCGACGAGTGGAACTTGCAACCCAAGCAACAAAAGCATTCATTGATGGCATCAGAACTGGCGCTATTACTACAGTGCCAAGTACACTAGTTACACTTGCAACTCCAACTGCGGCTGCACCTAGAAGAGTTTCAGATATCGCAGGTACACCAGCTACAGCAACTACACCAGCTATATCAGCAATAACAGGTAGACCACAAGATTATTTAATTAACAATGTTACAGATATGCCTACTCCCACATCGGCAACTGGTCTGTATTGTTTCAATAAGAATGGCACTATTAGTAATCCAGATTGTTCAAGCGATCAGTTTTACATTCAAGCAGGTCGAATTGTCCAAAGTACTGGGGCTAATGATGGCTATCGTCTGGCAATTCGGATCTATCGGGCAGATGTTGACTTTAGCAAAACTCTCAAAGCTAGCACAGATACTACTAAAAATAGACAAAAAACATTCACTGGTGGATTAGGCGATCGCCAAGCACCATTAATCGAAATGACAACCGACATTGGCAACACTAACACTACCTTTCAGGCTTTATGCCGACGACTGGGTACTGCAACAAATCAAGCTTGCCAGTAA
- the hpsC gene encoding hormogonium polysaccharide secretion pseudopilin HpsC codes for MVSTLKFLLKSQLKRSRLVQQVNGFTMIELLIAMLLAFLIITPLLGFMINIMDTDRKEQAKANSEQEIQAALDYIARDLQQAIYLYDADGIEAIKNQLPNSSATDRVPVLVFWKRELVNQALTITGTEKDDTFVYSLVAYYLIKDATSSSTWSNAARIARWQIKDGVPASTGVDCTGYTGKYISGNCPSPGFTLFKLDGVGTINDKMNAWVKATPDYTADTTVLVDFIDQTKTDDTTPAPAATCPTDNNTWQKVSPNTTSFNTRNTSKMTGFYACIDRVNTTAQVFLRGNALARLQSNNFNYINTNKTYFPSASIRVQGRGYLFTK; via the coding sequence ATGGTGAGTACACTAAAATTCTTACTCAAAAGCCAGCTAAAACGCTCTAGGCTAGTTCAGCAAGTTAACGGTTTTACTATGATTGAATTGTTGATTGCCATGCTTCTGGCATTCCTGATCATTACTCCGTTGCTAGGATTCATGATTAACATTATGGACACAGACCGAAAGGAGCAAGCAAAGGCAAATTCTGAGCAAGAAATTCAAGCTGCGCTAGATTATATTGCCCGTGATTTACAACAGGCAATTTATCTTTATGATGCTGACGGGATTGAAGCTATCAAAAATCAATTACCTAATTCGAGCGCAACAGATAGAGTCCCTGTTCTTGTCTTTTGGAAACGAGAATTAGTTAATCAAGCGCTTACAATTACAGGAACCGAAAAAGATGATACGTTTGTATACTCATTGGTTGCCTACTATTTAATTAAAGACGCTACTTCTAGTTCTACTTGGTCTAATGCAGCTCGGATTGCGAGATGGCAAATTAAGGATGGTGTACCAGCTAGTACTGGTGTTGATTGTACTGGCTATACTGGCAAATATATTAGTGGTAATTGTCCTAGTCCAGGTTTTACCCTATTTAAGCTGGATGGAGTAGGCACTATTAATGACAAGATGAATGCTTGGGTAAAAGCCACACCAGATTATACTGCCGATACTACAGTACTTGTTGACTTTATTGATCAAACCAAAACTGATGACACAACACCAGCACCTGCGGCAACATGTCCTACTGATAACAATACATGGCAGAAAGTATCACCAAATACTACTAGCTTTAATACACGTAATACTAGCAAAATGACTGGTTTCTATGCGTGTATCGATAGAGTTAACACAACAGCCCAGGTCTTTTTACGAGGCAATGCACTTGCACGTTTACAAAGCAATAACTTTAATTACATAAATACCAACAAAACTTATTTTCCAAGTGCAAGTATACGGGTGCAAGGACGCGGATACTTATTTACTAAATAA